The segment CACACAGCAATACTCCTGCAACCACTGCTCCTCATCCAGGCACTCCGCCCTCACCCGCGCAAGATATCCTTCCCGCGACTCCGCCTCACCCGTCTTCCCATTAATCCGCTCCACCACTCCCTGCTCGATCGCCTCCTGCAGCGTCACCTTGTGATGCGACCACCCCATCGGATTGCCCCGATGATGAATATCATGAATAATCCCATTAAACACCGTCCCCACTCCCCGATGCGTCGAAATGATTTCCAACTGCCCGCCCCATGTCGTCACCGGCTTCGCAATCCGGTACAACATCCGCTGGTCCCCATGCAGCGCAAACTCATCCAGGATCACGTGACCCCGCTTACCCGCCAGCGCATTCGGATTGGAGCTCAACGAATAAATTCTCAGCTTCGTCGCAAACTCCAAAACATACGCCGAGAACTTCTTCTCCCGGTCAAAAATGATCTCCCCGAGGTCATGCGCCACCACATCCAGAAGCTGCGCCCAAGCCTTGCAATCCTCCAGGAACAACCGCGCCAGCGGTTCATCCCGCGACGACACCCAGATATCCAGCCGCGCCCCCTTTTCAATCACCCGCCTCACCGCCGAAAACGCCGCCGCATGCGTCAACCCGATCTGCCGCGACTTCTCCATGATCTTGAGCCGCGCCCCATCCTCAATCCACCGCTTCTGATAACCCAAAAAATAATCCTCCCTAAGCTTCATAATTTTCCTTTCGAGTATTTCGTGGTTTGGTTTGTCATGCTGAAAACGTTCCGAGGCCCAAAGGGCAAACCTTATCTTAGCGAAGCCCAACGGGCTGGTTACTTTTCCAAAAGAAGCCCCAAGGCCTGAAGGTCCGGCTTACCCTTCATCACCTCTACCGCCGACACATTTCCACTCATTGGCCATTCCTTGGACCTTTGGTCATTTGTAATTGGGCATTCCAACATCCGCGTCCATGTGTGTTCATCTGCGGTTCTCCTATTCCGAATTTTTTTGCGCTTTTTGTGCCTTTTCGTGGCTACTTCGCTTTCCGTCTTTCGTGGTTCAAAGCAACCTGAGTTCCTTCTCAATCCTCCGCAACGTCTCCGGCCGAATCCCACCCTCGCCCCGACTCAACTCCTGCTCCAACGTCTCCCGCTGCTTCTCCACCTTCGCCTTGAACTTCTCCAACTCCAGCGACCGCCGATTCACCAATACAAACGCCTTCAACAACTCCATGTACGTCTTCGGGTCACCCTCCTCCAACTCCGCGCGCAACCTTGCCAGATCAAACCGCGACAACATCCCGAACAACTGCGTCCCCAGAATCTTAATCCCCGCCTCCTGCACCGGACACTCCGGATGCTGCGCCATCACCGACTGCGCAAACTCCGCATCCACCTGCAA is part of the Pedosphaera parvula Ellin514 genome and harbors:
- a CDS encoding terminase large subunit domain-containing protein → MKLREDYFLGYQKRWIEDGARLKIMEKSRQIGLTHAAAFSAVRRVIEKGARLDIWVSSRDEPLARLFLEDCKAWAQLLDVVAHDLGEIIFDREKKFSAYVLEFATKLRIYSLSSNPNALAGKRGHVILDEFALHGDQRMLYRIAKPVTTWGGQLEIISTHRGVGTVFNGIIHDIHHRGNPMGWSHHKVTLQEAIEQGVVERINGKTGEAESREGYLARVRAECLDEEQWLQEYCCVPADESSVFIGYDLIDACEDDCLKDFEYLRKCENPLYLGFDVGRKRDLSVIDVGEKVGDVMWDRMRIELAGKTFSEQEAELYRLLELPKLKRACIDATGLGMQLAERAKYRFGWKVEAVTFTGHVKEELAYNLRMAFEDRRVRITRDPLLRADLRGIKKEVTTSGNIRFIGESADSHCDRFWAKALRQEAAKPRRGVSASVLMESGEIVHYGDR